From the Streptomyces syringium genome, one window contains:
- a CDS encoding FAD-binding oxidoreductase, which produces MTVTVENPLLTALGETLPPGSVLTGEAELDLHTRDSAPFSEAGRPAAVVCPDTIEQVQHVVRTARAYGVPVVPQGARTGLAGAANAVDGCVVLSMVRMNRVLEIDTANRLVRCEPGVVTADLAAAVAERGLCYPPDPASWETCTIGGNIATGAGGLCCVKYGVTADYVLGLTVVLADGEVLRVGRRTVKGVAGYDLTRLFVGSEGTLGIIVEATLALRPPQPPAVALLAQFPSASDAGEAVAAIIREGHIPSALELMDRTTTEAVAALGHPLLAGHAAATLIVASDAPDAAEQVRAMAALCRSAKALSVSAAADERESKEVLEARRMVLPALGARAAALSGDVTAFIEDVAVPRAALATLIDRIELIADEYDLYISTVGHAGDGNLHPTVIFDRSDPDAVRRAKEAYDAIMAAGLELGGTITGEHGVGVLKRDWLARELPPRNLRLQRDVKRLLDPEGLLNPGKVLA; this is translated from the coding sequence ATGACCGTAACCGTCGAGAATCCCCTCCTCACCGCCCTGGGCGAGACCCTGCCCCCCGGATCCGTACTGACCGGCGAAGCCGAACTCGACCTGCACACCAGGGATTCCGCGCCGTTCAGCGAGGCGGGCAGACCCGCCGCCGTGGTCTGCCCCGACACCATCGAGCAGGTCCAGCACGTGGTCCGCACGGCGCGGGCCTACGGGGTGCCCGTCGTGCCGCAAGGCGCCCGCACGGGCCTCGCCGGGGCCGCCAACGCCGTCGACGGCTGTGTGGTGCTGTCCATGGTCCGGATGAACCGCGTCCTGGAGATCGACACCGCGAACCGGCTGGTGCGCTGCGAGCCCGGGGTCGTCACGGCCGACCTCGCCGCGGCCGTCGCCGAGCGGGGCCTGTGCTACCCGCCGGACCCGGCCTCCTGGGAGACCTGCACGATCGGCGGGAACATCGCCACCGGGGCCGGCGGCCTGTGCTGTGTGAAGTACGGGGTCACCGCCGACTACGTCCTCGGGCTGACCGTCGTGCTCGCCGACGGCGAGGTGCTGCGCGTCGGCCGGCGCACCGTCAAGGGCGTCGCCGGATACGACCTCACCCGGCTGTTCGTCGGCTCCGAGGGCACCTTGGGCATCATCGTCGAGGCGACCCTGGCGCTGCGCCCGCCGCAGCCGCCCGCCGTGGCGCTGCTGGCCCAGTTCCCGTCCGCCTCGGACGCGGGCGAGGCGGTGGCCGCGATCATCCGTGAGGGCCACATCCCCTCCGCGCTGGAGCTGATGGACCGCACCACCACCGAGGCGGTCGCCGCGCTCGGCCATCCGCTGCTGGCCGGGCACGCCGCGGCCACGCTGATCGTGGCGAGCGACGCGCCCGACGCCGCCGAGCAGGTGCGGGCGATGGCCGCGCTCTGCCGGTCGGCGAAGGCGCTGTCCGTCAGCGCCGCCGCCGACGAGCGGGAGTCCAAGGAGGTGCTGGAGGCGCGGCGGATGGTGCTGCCGGCGCTCGGCGCCCGGGCCGCGGCGCTCTCCGGTGACGTGACGGCGTTCATCGAGGACGTCGCGGTGCCGCGCGCCGCGCTGGCCACCCTCATCGACCGGATCGAGCTGATCGCCGACGAGTACGACCTCTACATCTCCACCGTCGGGCACGCGGGGGACGGCAATCTGCACCCGACCGTCATCTTCGACCGCTCCGACCCGGACGCGGTCCGGCGCGCCAAGGAGGCGTACGACGCCATCATGGCCGCCGGGCTGGAGCTGGGCGGCACCATCACCGGCGAGCACGGCGTCGGCGTCCTCAAGCGCGACTGGCTGGCCCGTGAACTGCCGCCCCGCAACCTGCGGTTGCAGCGGGACGTCAAACGGCTGCTCGACCCCGAGGGGCTGCTCAACCCGGGGAAGGTGCTGGCATGA
- a CDS encoding cytochrome P450 yields the protein MSDTIDAPGIGERRAALPTASRSENLRLTLVYFLPTYLKGAFRARPRIAALVARTDPARRGLELMRRMRRRHGRGPVLVRGTSGPTLLVLDPEDAKQVLAGPVEVYAVDTWEKVSGFAAVQPETLVASHGGQRAARRAFNDAVLDAGCPVHRLADHFLRVVGEEAAALLGPRAVEGLRPDDIRERFERAGRRCFLGEAAADDVEYSRLLGLLLAEANWMGARRWRTGRTRRIRRRLMQRQARYLADADPRSLAGLFGSAPRGPETAPEAQVAHWFMALGVVHAAALQTLSLLASHPVQYERALAETESADRAHGPRTAAGFEAMPYVRACVQEAARLWPPVSSLMRRTTAETRWRDAVAPGGVNVLVPAGFHARDGERIDYAHRFAPEKWLDGTAERDWAVSPFSRGEAQCSGMELGLQLATGFVAEFLRAGELAVAGPRLSPDRPLPHTFDAARLRIGVRSRRPAEGV from the coding sequence ATGAGCGACACGATCGACGCCCCGGGGATCGGTGAGCGGCGCGCCGCACTGCCGACCGCGTCCCGGAGCGAGAACCTCCGGCTCACCCTTGTCTATTTCCTTCCCACTTACCTCAAGGGCGCCTTCCGTGCCCGTCCCCGTATCGCCGCGCTCGTCGCCCGGACCGACCCCGCCCGGCGCGGCCTGGAGCTGATGCGCCGGATGCGCCGCCGGCACGGCCGCGGCCCGGTCCTGGTGCGCGGCACCTCCGGGCCGACCCTGCTGGTCCTGGACCCCGAGGACGCCAAACAGGTGCTGGCGGGCCCCGTCGAGGTGTACGCGGTGGACACCTGGGAGAAGGTCAGCGGCTTCGCGGCCGTGCAGCCCGAGACGCTCGTCGCCTCGCACGGCGGGCAGCGCGCGGCGCGGCGGGCGTTCAACGACGCGGTGCTGGACGCGGGGTGTCCCGTGCACCGGCTCGCGGACCACTTCCTGCGGGTCGTGGGCGAGGAGGCGGCGGCCCTGCTGGGGCCCCGGGCGGTGGAGGGCCTGCGGCCGGACGACATCCGCGAGCGGTTCGAGCGGGCGGGGCGGCGCTGCTTCCTGGGCGAGGCCGCCGCGGACGACGTGGAGTACTCCCGGCTGCTCGGTCTGCTGCTGGCCGAGGCCAATTGGATGGGCGCCCGACGCTGGCGCACCGGGCGTACCCGCAGGATCCGGCGGCGGCTGATGCAACGCCAGGCCCGCTATCTGGCCGACGCCGACCCGCGCAGCCTGGCCGGGCTGTTCGGCAGCGCGCCCCGGGGGCCGGAGACCGCGCCCGAGGCCCAGGTCGCCCACTGGTTCATGGCGCTCGGCGTGGTGCACGCGGCGGCCCTCCAGACCCTGTCCCTGCTCGCCTCGCACCCCGTGCAGTACGAGCGTGCGCTCGCGGAGACCGAGTCGGCCGACCGGGCGCACGGGCCGCGCACGGCGGCGGGGTTCGAGGCCATGCCGTACGTCCGTGCCTGTGTGCAGGAAGCGGCGCGGCTGTGGCCGCCGGTGTCCAGTCTGATGCGGCGCACCACGGCCGAGACCCGCTGGCGCGACGCGGTGGCGCCGGGGGGCGTCAATGTGCTGGTGCCCGCCGGGTTCCACGCGCGGGACGGCGAACGGATCGACTACGCGCACCGGTTCGCACCGGAGAAGTGGCTGGACGGCACGGCCGAGCGGGACTGGGCCGTCAGCCCCTTCAGCCGGGGCGAGGCCCAGTGCAGCGGCATGGAGCTGGGCCTCCAGCTGGCCACCGGCTTCGTCGCCGAGTTCCTGCGCGCCGGGGAGCTGGCCGTGGCCGGCCCGCGGCTGAGCCCCGACCGGCCGCTGCCGCACACCTTCGACGCGGCACGGCTGCGCATCGGGGTCCGCTCCCGCCGGCCGGCGGAGGGCGTATGA
- a CDS encoding peroxidase family protein: protein MPPVPRPRREWHSMPFPLALLEIRKQRELLRAHNLHDTYGAGGERPRKPTPELLPYRSYDGSGYDPDDVDMGRAGTRFDRNCALPDTFPDAEDDGLFAPSPREVSRRLLARRAGFRPAPTLNMLAAAWIQFQNHGWFSHGDNKTVEPLEVPLAADDDWPRCPMMVRRSRPDPVAHTDGDRPPTYENTVTHWWDGSQIYGSSEAQCRALRTGEAGKLHVEKGRLPDETTEGLSGIDATGFNDNYWVGLSLLHTLFAKEHNAICDRIAAVHPTWGDERLFHTARLVNTAVLAKIHTVEWTPAMIDQRVTRAAMHLNWYGVLPARLRRNVRRFGKGEALFGILGGPTDHHTAPFSMTEEFVSSYRLHPLIRDEYEIRSHRTGELIERTGFDPLQALATREAVDRWGWSDLFYSFGTMNPGAIALHNHPDCLRDLARISGEHVDVGTVDVLRDRERGVPRYAAFRTALHRPPVTSFEDLTGGNAGQAAELREVYDGRLDRVDTMVGMYAERKPRGFAFSDTAFRVFVLMASRRLKSDRFFTSDYRPEVYTPEGLEWIDRTGMCDVLLRHHPELAPALEGARNAFAPWTALRPKPRGVNR, encoded by the coding sequence ATGCCCCCGGTACCGCGGCCCCGTCGCGAGTGGCACTCGATGCCCTTCCCGCTGGCGCTGCTGGAGATCAGGAAGCAGCGGGAGCTGCTGCGCGCGCACAATCTGCACGACACCTACGGCGCCGGTGGCGAGCGCCCGCGCAAGCCGACACCCGAGCTGCTGCCGTACCGCAGCTACGACGGGTCCGGCTATGACCCGGACGATGTCGACATGGGCAGGGCGGGCACCCGCTTCGACCGCAACTGCGCACTGCCGGATACCTTCCCGGACGCCGAGGACGACGGCCTGTTCGCGCCCAGCCCGCGCGAGGTCAGCAGGCGGCTGCTGGCGCGCCGCGCGGGCTTCCGCCCGGCACCCACGCTCAACATGCTGGCCGCGGCCTGGATCCAGTTCCAGAACCACGGGTGGTTCAGCCACGGCGACAACAAGACCGTCGAGCCGCTGGAGGTCCCGCTCGCCGCGGACGACGACTGGCCGCGCTGCCCGATGATGGTGCGCCGCTCACGCCCCGACCCGGTCGCCCACACCGACGGGGACCGGCCGCCGACGTACGAGAACACCGTCACGCACTGGTGGGACGGCTCGCAGATCTACGGTTCGAGCGAGGCGCAGTGCCGGGCCCTGCGCACCGGCGAGGCCGGCAAACTCCACGTCGAGAAGGGCAGATTGCCCGACGAGACCACCGAGGGTCTCTCCGGCATCGACGCCACCGGCTTCAACGACAACTACTGGGTCGGGCTGTCCCTGCTGCACACGCTGTTCGCCAAGGAGCACAACGCGATCTGCGACCGCATCGCCGCCGTGCACCCTACCTGGGGCGACGAGCGGTTGTTCCACACGGCGAGACTCGTCAACACCGCCGTCTTGGCGAAGATCCACACGGTGGAGTGGACCCCGGCGATGATCGACCAGCGGGTGACGCGGGCGGCGATGCACCTCAACTGGTACGGGGTGCTGCCCGCCCGGCTGCGCCGCAACGTACGGCGGTTCGGCAAGGGCGAGGCGCTCTTCGGCATCCTCGGCGGCCCCACCGACCATCACACCGCCCCGTTCTCGATGACCGAGGAGTTCGTCAGCTCCTACCGGCTGCACCCGCTCATCCGCGACGAGTACGAGATCCGCTCCCACCGCACGGGCGAGCTCATCGAACGGACGGGTTTCGATCCGCTCCAGGCGCTGGCCACCCGGGAGGCGGTGGACCGCTGGGGCTGGTCCGACCTGTTCTACTCCTTCGGCACCATGAACCCCGGGGCCATCGCCCTGCACAACCACCCCGACTGTCTGCGGGACCTCGCCCGGATCTCCGGGGAGCATGTCGACGTCGGCACGGTGGACGTCCTGCGCGACCGCGAACGGGGCGTCCCGCGCTACGCCGCCTTCCGCACGGCGCTGCACCGTCCGCCGGTGACCTCCTTCGAGGACCTCACCGGCGGGAACGCCGGGCAGGCCGCCGAGCTGCGGGAGGTCTACGACGGGCGGCTGGACCGCGTCGACACGATGGTCGGCATGTACGCCGAACGCAAGCCCCGGGGTTTCGCGTTCAGCGACACCGCGTTCCGGGTCTTCGTGCTGATGGCGTCCCGGCGGCTGAAGAGCGACCGCTTCTTCACCTCCGACTACCGGCCGGAGGTCTACACCCCCGAGGGCCTGGAGTGGATCGACCGCACGGGGATGTGCGACGTCCTGCTGCGCCACCACCCGGAGCTCGCCCCGGCGCTGGAGGGGGCACGGAACGCCTTCGCGCCCTGGACGGCGCTGCGGCCGAAGCCACGGGGGGTGAACCGGTGA
- a CDS encoding response regulator transcription factor — MRILMVEDEVGLADSLRRGLGAEGHRVDVVHDGHRGLEAALSGAYDAIVLDVMLPGLSGYEICARLRRLGQWTPVLMLTAKDGEYDEAEGLDAGADDYLSKPFSFVVLLARLRALGRRRGAETTTLRAGDLVLDIAGRLCRRGDQEIELTARELSVLRYLMASAGQAVAKRDILDEVWDSPAGTDPNIVEVYVSSLRKKIDAPFGRHAIVTVHGTGYRLAPDGG; from the coding sequence GTGCGCATATTGATGGTCGAGGACGAGGTGGGGCTCGCCGACTCGCTGCGGCGGGGGCTGGGCGCCGAGGGGCACCGGGTGGACGTCGTCCACGACGGACACCGCGGGCTGGAGGCGGCACTGTCCGGGGCGTACGACGCCATCGTGCTCGATGTGATGCTGCCCGGCCTCAGCGGCTACGAGATCTGCGCACGGCTGCGCAGGCTCGGCCAGTGGACGCCGGTGCTGATGCTCACCGCGAAGGACGGCGAGTACGACGAGGCCGAGGGGCTCGACGCGGGGGCGGACGACTATCTGTCCAAGCCGTTCTCGTTCGTCGTGCTGCTGGCCAGGCTGCGGGCCCTGGGCCGTCGCCGGGGCGCGGAAACCACCACCCTCCGGGCCGGGGACCTCGTTCTGGACATCGCCGGGCGGCTCTGCCGCCGGGGTGACCAGGAGATCGAGCTGACCGCGCGCGAGCTGTCGGTGCTGCGGTACCTGATGGCGAGCGCGGGGCAGGCGGTGGCCAAACGGGACATCCTCGACGAGGTGTGGGACTCCCCCGCCGGGACCGACCCGAACATCGTGGAGGTCTACGTCTCCTCGCTGCGCAAGAAGATCGACGCCCCCTTCGGCCGCCACGCGATCGTGACCGTCCACGGCACGGGCTACCGGCTCGCGCCCGACGGCGGCTGA
- a CDS encoding sensor histidine kinase, with product MSRPTPRRGRSRLLPRTVRGRSAAAAALAMALVLAGGGGWLYAILRTNLLDNANGRTELAAREVAALADAGPLPSLLPAPRSGVDMVLVLDPRGKVVATSRPSAEPLARAFADLRPQPGQDAASKVLCCSPAMGGERGDVVVVRASPVPGEERYVYALTVLNDVDDATHAIALGLLGGAPPLIALAAAIAWAVTGLALRPVTAIRTELAAVTASELGRRVPDPAGGDEVAALARTVNATLDRLEQAVARQRQFVADASHELRNPVAAVRSQLEVALAAAARPGHRADCATDCPTDGAVECPTAGCPTSGAVRAALADTVRLQHIAADLLLLARLDARVPTGAGEPVDLALLAAEEAARRAATRVPLTVTADLPAPMRGRTGQLERLLANLVDNALRHAASQVEVRAFLDGTAGQAVLEVTDDGPGIAADQRERVFQRFVRLDAARDRESGGSGLGLAIAREIAHAHGGSLVVAAGGGGARLVARFPLPDGHPGKPATARPAGS from the coding sequence ATGAGCCGCCCCACGCCCCGGCGGGGCCGCTCGCGGCTGCTGCCCCGTACGGTCCGGGGCCGGTCCGCGGCGGCCGCGGCGCTGGCCATGGCGCTGGTCCTCGCGGGCGGCGGCGGCTGGCTGTACGCGATCCTGCGCACCAACCTGCTGGACAACGCCAACGGCCGCACGGAACTCGCCGCCCGCGAGGTGGCGGCCCTGGCGGACGCCGGCCCGCTGCCGTCCCTGCTGCCCGCGCCCCGGTCGGGCGTCGACATGGTCCTCGTCCTCGATCCGCGCGGCAAGGTGGTCGCCACCAGCCGGCCCTCGGCCGAGCCCCTCGCCCGCGCGTTCGCGGATCTGCGCCCGCAGCCGGGGCAGGACGCCGCCTCGAAGGTCCTGTGCTGCTCCCCGGCCATGGGCGGGGAGCGCGGTGACGTCGTCGTGGTCCGGGCGAGCCCGGTGCCGGGCGAGGAGCGCTACGTCTACGCGCTGACCGTGCTCAACGACGTCGACGACGCCACGCACGCCATCGCGCTCGGCCTGCTCGGCGGCGCCCCGCCGCTCATCGCCCTCGCCGCCGCCATCGCCTGGGCGGTGACCGGGCTGGCGCTGCGGCCGGTCACCGCGATCCGCACCGAGCTGGCCGCCGTCACCGCCAGCGAGCTGGGCCGACGGGTGCCGGACCCGGCGGGCGGGGACGAGGTGGCGGCGCTGGCCCGTACGGTCAACGCCACCCTGGACCGGCTGGAGCAGGCGGTCGCCCGGCAGCGACAGTTCGTCGCCGACGCCTCCCACGAGCTGCGCAACCCCGTCGCCGCGGTGCGCTCGCAGCTGGAGGTGGCGCTGGCCGCCGCGGCCCGGCCCGGCCACCGGGCGGACTGCGCGACCGATTGCCCGACGGACGGTGCCGTCGAATGCCCGACGGCCGGATGCCCGACGAGCGGGGCCGTGCGGGCCGCGCTGGCCGACACCGTACGACTGCAGCACATCGCCGCGGACCTGCTGCTCCTCGCCCGGCTCGACGCCCGGGTGCCGACCGGGGCCGGCGAGCCGGTGGACCTGGCGCTGCTGGCCGCCGAGGAGGCCGCCCGGCGGGCGGCGACCCGCGTACCGCTGACGGTGACCGCTGATCTGCCGGCGCCGATGCGCGGCCGGACCGGGCAGCTGGAGCGGCTGCTGGCCAACCTCGTGGACAACGCGCTGCGGCATGCCGCCTCACAGGTGGAGGTGCGCGCGTTCCTCGACGGGACGGCGGGGCAGGCGGTGCTGGAGGTCACGGACGACGGGCCGGGGATCGCCGCGGACCAGCGCGAGCGGGTCTTCCAACGCTTCGTCCGGCTGGACGCCGCGCGGGACCGGGAGAGCGGCGGCAGCGGCCTCGGGCTGGCCATCGCCCGGGAGATCGCGCACGCCCACGGCGGGAGCCTGGTGGTGGCCGCCGGGGGCGGCGGGGCACGGCTGGTGGCCCGCTTCCCGCTGCCGGACGGACATCCGGGAAAACCGGCCACGGCACGGCCCGCGGGTTCCTGA
- a CDS encoding FtsW/RodA/SpoVE family cell cycle protein: MPSAAPRRRRRSEALLLGFAVLISCFGYASTGLALDGAVPEGFPGFAVSMAALALVPHLVVRRYAPYADPLILPLATLLSGFGLVLLYRLDPAYRAAYKSETTAPGQLMWSVIGVAVCVGVLLVLRDHRRLQRYIYVLMAVALVLLMAPAFFPGDSYGAKRWILLGPLSLQPGEFVKTIIAVFFAGYLVTHRDALALTGRRVLGVRLPPGRQLGPILGVWALSLLVLVFERDLGTSLIFFGLFVVMLYTATERLSWVLVGLSMAVVGAGVVGSIEPHVKGRIVAWQHPFAVYLPKDRQPPGTGSDQLAQALFGFGSGGVTGTGLGRGHPELIGFAGRSDFILTTVGEELGLAGTMAVILLYALLVQRGLSVALRSHDRFGKLLAVGLAAALALQVFVVAGGVMGLIPLTGKALPFLAKGGSSLVANWLMVALLIRISDGAGRDRETAGALA; this comes from the coding sequence GTGCCGTCCGCGGCACCACGGCGGCGACGCCGCAGCGAGGCACTGCTGCTGGGCTTCGCCGTCCTCATCAGCTGCTTCGGCTACGCCAGCACCGGGCTGGCCCTCGACGGGGCCGTCCCGGAGGGGTTTCCCGGGTTCGCCGTCAGCATGGCCGCCCTGGCGCTGGTACCGCATCTGGTGGTGCGCCGCTACGCCCCGTACGCCGATCCGCTGATCCTGCCCCTGGCGACGCTGCTCTCCGGCTTCGGACTGGTGCTGCTGTACCGGCTGGACCCCGCGTACCGGGCGGCGTACAAATCCGAAACGACCGCCCCCGGCCAGCTCATGTGGTCCGTCATCGGCGTCGCCGTCTGTGTCGGCGTGCTGCTGGTACTGCGGGACCACCGCCGGTTGCAGCGCTACATCTACGTCCTGATGGCCGTGGCGCTGGTGCTCCTGATGGCACCGGCGTTCTTCCCCGGCGACAGCTACGGCGCCAAGCGGTGGATCCTGCTGGGGCCGCTGTCGCTGCAACCCGGTGAATTCGTCAAGACCATCATCGCGGTGTTCTTCGCGGGCTATCTGGTCACCCACCGGGACGCCCTGGCGCTCACCGGCCGCCGGGTCCTCGGGGTGCGGCTGCCACCGGGACGGCAGCTCGGGCCGATCCTGGGCGTCTGGGCGCTGAGCCTGCTGGTGCTGGTCTTCGAGCGGGACCTCGGCACCTCGCTGATCTTCTTCGGGCTGTTCGTGGTGATGCTCTACACCGCCACCGAGCGCCTCAGCTGGGTGCTGGTCGGACTGTCGATGGCCGTCGTGGGAGCCGGCGTCGTGGGCTCCATCGAACCGCACGTCAAGGGGCGCATCGTCGCCTGGCAGCACCCGTTCGCGGTGTATCTGCCGAAGGACCGGCAGCCGCCGGGCACGGGCTCCGACCAGCTCGCCCAGGCCCTGTTCGGCTTCGGCAGCGGCGGCGTCACGGGCACCGGCCTGGGCCGTGGCCACCCCGAACTCATCGGCTTCGCAGGCCGCAGCGACTTCATCCTCACCACGGTCGGGGAGGAGCTCGGGCTCGCCGGGACGATGGCGGTGATCCTGCTCTACGCGCTGCTCGTCCAGCGCGGGCTGAGCGTGGCGCTGCGCTCGCACGACCGGTTCGGCAAACTGCTGGCGGTGGGGCTCGCGGCGGCGCTGGCGCTCCAGGTCTTCGTGGTGGCGGGCGGTGTCATGGGCCTCATCCCGCTCACCGGCAAGGCGCTGCCGTTCCTCGCCAAGGGCGGCTCGTCCCTCGTCGCGAACTGGCTGATGGTGGCCCTGCTGATCAGAATCAGCGACGGCGCCGGGCGCGACCGCGAAACGGCCGGGGCCCTCGCTTGA